The Leifsonia poae region GATCGCCGACCAGCGGCAACCGGGAATCGTCGACCTGGCGCTTCCCGTGCGATCGGGCGAGGGGAGAGCCGTCGCTGCGCTCACGGTGCCCTACGTTGCGACGTCGTTCAGTGAACTCGATCCGCAGGCGGTGCTGGTGCAGGCGGAGGCGGCGGCCTCTCTCATCACCTCCCGTCTCGGCGCACTCTAGGTGTTGCTGGCCGGAACGTTGTTGACGACCGTGTGTCCTCGCGCCTGATGAGGCCTGCGATGGCGGTGCCGGCGCGGAGCAGTGCGACTGAGCGGGTTGCGATTGTTCGGAGTCGTTCCTGGAGGGCGTGACGGGGTCGACGGCGACGGCGAGCTGTTGATTTCTGCACGACGGATGTCTTTCGCCCGCACCCCTCTATGACGCGCACCTCGCTGACAAGCGTCGCGCCGAATGCCGAATGCCGAAGCGACGCAGATGCGGACGGCGTCCACAACCTCCCGGCTTCACACATCGGTGTCCCCTCTCACCCGAAAGGCGCATTCGTGTGTGAAACTAGGTTTTATACATGAAATGAGTTCCACCGAGGGAGAGTAATGAACGACGTCATGAAGGCACCGGGGGTACGGGCGGGCTTGGCGGAGGCCGGCGAGCAGAGACTCGGCTGGATCCGTTCGAGGATGCGCTCCCTCGCGGCCATCCGCACGGAGTTCGCCGAGAGCCGGCCGTTCGACGGTCTCACGATCGGTGTCGCCCTCCACTCCGAGCCGAAGACGGCGGTGCTATTGGAGACACTCGCTGCCGGGGGAGCGCATGTCGTCGGCACGGGCAACCACGGCTCCACTCAGGACGATATCGTCGCCGCCCTTGAACGCAACGGGATCGAGCTGTTCGGGCACCGCGATGAGACCCTGGACGAGCACCGCCGCAACCTGGAGCGGACGATCGATCGGAAGCCCGACATCCTGCTCGACAACGGCGCCGATCTGGCGGCGATCGTGGCAGACCGCGGCCTTGCCGACACGATCGTCGGCGGTACGGAGGAGACGACCTCCGGCGGCTTCCGCCTGCGCGAGGAGTACGCCGGACGCATCCCGTTCCCGGTGATCGTGATCAATGACAGCCCGTTGAAGGCTATCGCCGAGAACCGGCATGCCGTCGGGCAGAGCGCGGTCGAGAGCTTCATGCGCATCACCAACCTGCAGGTGCCGGGTCGCCGTTTCGCGGTGGCGGGCTATGGCTGGTGCGGACGCGGTGTCGCCCAGTACCTCCGCGCTCTCGGCGGCAAGGTCGCCGTCGTCGAGGTGGATGAACTCAAGGCTTTCGAGGCGGCCTTCGACGGTTATCGCGTCGGCTCCCTCGGCGAGCTCGCCGGGTGGGCGGATGTGGTGATCACGGCGACCGGGCGACCGGGCGTCGTGACCGAGAAGGTCTTCGATCTGTTCGAAGACGGCGTCGTGCTGGCCAATATCGGTCACTTCCCCTGGGAGATCGACGTTCCCGCCCTGCGGAGTCACGCTGTGCGCTCCACCACCGTGGCCACAGCTATCGAAGAGCTGGAGCTGCCCTCGGGCCGGAGGGTCGTCCTCCTCGCCGACGGCCGGATGTACAACCTTGCCGGGACAGCGCCGAAGGGGAACTCGATCGAGTCGATGGACCTCGGTTTCACCCTGCAAGCCCGTTCCCTCGAGCGTGTCGCGACGGGGACGGATTCTCTTGTCGCCGGACCGCAGCGCGTGCCCGACGACATCGAACGCGCCGTCGCCCGCCAGACACTGGCGCTGCTGAACAGCGCCGACTGAGAGCGGTGACGGTGGCTCCGGCTAGCCTGTGGCCGGTGCGGACGTCCTCGTGTCCGCGGACGGGAGCGTGTTCGTGCCGGAGAGCGTCGAGGCGTGGTGGGCGCGACGACGCTGGTCCAAAGACGTCGATGTGCCGTACCCGATCGGACGCTACCGCGACGACTGGCAGCGGTTCCCCGTACTGGTCAGGCAGTACCACCCCGACCTGAACCACGGACTCATGCTCAGCCAGGTGCCTCCGGCCGCCGACGTCTACCTGGTGTGGGAGTGCGCGACAGGCCATCGGTTCGTGGCGACACCGACCGAGCAGCGAGCCCGCCCCGGCGGCTCACGCCGACGCTCGACGTGGTGCCCGGAGTGCGCCGAGCTCGCCCGGCCGAGGCGCGCGCCGGTGCCGGCCCCGACTCCGGTCGAGCGGTTCGGCTGCGGCCATCCGCGGGACCCTCGTCGTCTCGACGACGATCCCGGTGACGACCGTTGCGCCCTCTGCCGCCGCCTGGACTCGTCCAGGATCACCCGTGACGAGCTGATCGCGCTGGCCACGCCGCAGTCGCGCGAGGCGGTCGCGGGGGAGAACGGCAGCGCACGACGTCACAGCTGGCAGTGCGCCGAGGCGCATCCCTCGTTTCAGGCAACCGTCGAGCGCATCCTCAGCGGCGTCCGCTGCCCCACCTGCCACCACGCGGCCGCGGGGGCCGCCGCCGTCGCGCCCGGAGATGCGTTCGTCAGCGGGTGGGCGCCGAAACCGTCGTCGGCCGCCGAATCCGAGTTGCGTCAGCGTCTGGGGAAGAGGCTTGAGGTGACTCTGAGCGATAACGCCGTGCGGGTGTCGCGACCGTTCTTCACCCACCTCGAGGTGTGGCCGGACGTCATCGTTCCCGAACTCCGCGTCGCCATCGAATACGACACGATGGGGCGGGATGGGCTGGAACACACCGGCAGGCGCGAGGCCGTCGATCGGCGCAAAGACAGGCTGCTCCGCGCTGTCGGATGGGAGGTCGTCCGCATCCGTTGCGGACGACTCGTCCCGATCGGCCCGTTCGACATCGTCGCCTCCGGTGTCACGGACAAGCTTCTCGCCGAGCTCGTGGAGCGGTTGGAAGAGATCCGGGGTGCGTTGATCGTCGGCGCGTACCGACGCTGAAATCTGCACTCGTGCATCCGGTAGCGCCCCGCTACTCTGAGATCGAATCCACCCTGAGGAGAAGATCATGGCGACGCTGCTCAACCCGTATCTCAACTTCCGTGCGCGCACCCGGGAAGTGATGACTTTCTACCAGACGGTCTTCGGCGGCACGCTCGACATCAGCACATTCGCCGATCTCGGCATGAACGACGACCCGGCGATCGCCGACAACGTGATGCATTCCGTGCTCACGACCGACACCGGCTTCACCATCATGGCCGCCGACGTGCCCGACCACATGGAGCTCGCCGCGGGCAGCTCGATCTCCCTCTCGCTGAGCGGAGACGACGAGCCTCGGCTCAGCGGATACTTCCACGCCCTGATGGAAGACGGCACGGTCGTCGAACCGCTGTCGAAGGCGCCGTGGGGCGACAGCTTCGGGATGGGCCTCGACCGTTTCGGCGTCTCCTGGCTGGTGAACATCTCGGGAGCGCAGCCCGCCTGAGCCGGGCTCTCTTGCCAGCAGTGAACCCGGCGACGGACAATGAGGAATGGATGTTCCGCTCCGCGCCGGACCTGTCCTCGTCGGCGTCTACCCCGGCCAAGACACGGCCGTCGTGCGCGAAGCGGCTCACCTCGCGGGGAGCCTCGGCACGCCCCTGCTCTGTGCCTTCGTAGCCCTCGACAGCTACCTCACGGAGTGGGAGCGGAGCGAATTGCGTGACGCCGCATCCCTGCACCCCACAGACATCGACGCCGACGACGATCGCGTTGCCCTCGATCTGGCGGGCGCGATCGTCCAAACACTGCAGGGAGCGACACTCGCCGAAGGCTGGTCGTTGCGACTCCTCGCCGGCGACCCGGCTCACGCGCTCGCCCGCGTGGCGGCCGAAGCGGATGCGCGGCTCATCGTCGTCGGAACGCACGGGAGGGGTGCTGGGCACGCTCTGGAGGCCTGGCTCTCCGGATCGGTGGCGATGTCATTGAGCCGCGACCAGCTCAGGCCGGTCGTCGTCGTGCCGGTCGGCCGTGCGGAGCGAAGCAGCGCCACGCTCGGCTGACGAACAGTCGAATGGGTGCGTCAGGCACGATGCCCGCCCACATCGGCACGAAAACTCTTTTCGCGCGATGTCGATCTGCGCTTCCGCCGCACGACCTGAAGATGAGAGGGTCGAACAGCACCCTCCAGATAAGGAGCACACCATGTCCAAGTACATGCTGATCATGCGGTCGACCGACGAGGCGTTCGCGAAGTTCGCGAGCCTCGACTTCGCCGAGATCATCAACGCGATGGGCCGGTTCAACGACGAACTCGTCCGCGCCGGCGTTCTGCTGGCGGCCGAAGGTCTCGAAGACCCCGGCGAGACGGTCGTCGTCGATTTCACCGGAGAGGCGCCCGTCGTCACCGACGGCCCCT contains the following coding sequences:
- a CDS encoding adenosylhomocysteinase, with amino-acid sequence MNDVMKAPGVRAGLAEAGEQRLGWIRSRMRSLAAIRTEFAESRPFDGLTIGVALHSEPKTAVLLETLAAGGAHVVGTGNHGSTQDDIVAALERNGIELFGHRDETLDEHRRNLERTIDRKPDILLDNGADLAAIVADRGLADTIVGGTEETTSGGFRLREEYAGRIPFPVIVINDSPLKAIAENRHAVGQSAVESFMRITNLQVPGRRFAVAGYGWCGRGVAQYLRALGGKVAVVEVDELKAFEAAFDGYRVGSLGELAGWADVVITATGRPGVVTEKVFDLFEDGVVLANIGHFPWEIDVPALRSHAVRSTTVATAIEELELPSGRRVVLLADGRMYNLAGTAPKGNSIESMDLGFTLQARSLERVATGTDSLVAGPQRVPDDIERAVARQTLALLNSAD
- a CDS encoding zinc-ribbon domain-containing protein, whose product is MSADGSVFVPESVEAWWARRRWSKDVDVPYPIGRYRDDWQRFPVLVRQYHPDLNHGLMLSQVPPAADVYLVWECATGHRFVATPTEQRARPGGSRRRSTWCPECAELARPRRAPVPAPTPVERFGCGHPRDPRRLDDDPGDDRCALCRRLDSSRITRDELIALATPQSREAVAGENGSARRHSWQCAEAHPSFQATVERILSGVRCPTCHHAAAGAAAVAPGDAFVSGWAPKPSSAAESELRQRLGKRLEVTLSDNAVRVSRPFFTHLEVWPDVIVPELRVAIEYDTMGRDGLEHTGRREAVDRRKDRLLRAVGWEVVRIRCGRLVPIGPFDIVASGVTDKLLAELVERLEEIRGALIVGAYRR
- a CDS encoding VOC family protein — translated: MATLLNPYLNFRARTREVMTFYQTVFGGTLDISTFADLGMNDDPAIADNVMHSVLTTDTGFTIMAADVPDHMELAAGSSISLSLSGDDEPRLSGYFHALMEDGTVVEPLSKAPWGDSFGMGLDRFGVSWLVNISGAQPA
- a CDS encoding universal stress protein — encoded protein: MDVPLRAGPVLVGVYPGQDTAVVREAAHLAGSLGTPLLCAFVALDSYLTEWERSELRDAASLHPTDIDADDDRVALDLAGAIVQTLQGATLAEGWSLRLLAGDPAHALARVAAEADARLIVVGTHGRGAGHALEAWLSGSVAMSLSRDQLRPVVVVPVGRAERSSATLG
- a CDS encoding YciI family protein, with the protein product MSKYMLIMRSTDEAFAKFASLDFAEIINAMGRFNDELVRAGVLLAAEGLEDPGETVVVDFTGEAPVVTDGPYGETKELFNGYYILDVASKQEAVEWAKRMPYSEGSKVEIRRVPSIDEFPQDNEWIQKERAWREETGQL